In a single window of the Leptospira sanjuanensis genome:
- a CDS encoding LIC_12613 family protein, giving the protein MTDNANQELTKTEKKFAKHSSQDAENSVPSEPILETIDDDAKVAQIHFVDGRRYKLQHPGNRKALRWRQESISLTEGLNQDKLMDKFFKFCVKPIDHGFEPTLDVIEPNHVEVWLHVANRFLKWELE; this is encoded by the coding sequence ATGACGGATAACGCGAACCAGGAACTGACGAAAACGGAGAAGAAGTTTGCAAAACATTCTTCCCAAGACGCGGAGAATTCCGTTCCGTCCGAGCCGATTTTAGAGACGATCGACGACGACGCAAAGGTCGCGCAGATTCATTTCGTGGACGGAAGAAGATACAAGCTTCAGCATCCGGGAAATCGAAAAGCTCTGCGTTGGAGACAGGAATCGATCTCTCTGACCGAAGGACTCAATCAGGATAAACTGATGGACAAGTTCTTTAAGTTTTGCGTAAAGCCTATCGACCACGGCTTCGAACCTACGTTAGACGTAATCGAACCGAATCATGTGGAGGTATGGCTGCACGTAGCGAATCGATTTCTTAAGTGGGAGTTGGAATAA
- a CDS encoding LIC12611 family phage tail protein, which produces MAAREINITIKIDADDSMSEIQKELDDLRGRLLDFSDSFQLFSKAGATAMREFGGSIADSIGKFSTPLSQLADRLKTSESSLTSLYSKAKGNAALEKQFFDVAKAAGFTQRDIAKLDFQLNAAARTSALLSGALKNLAQIGMTAFKSVIAPAWEAGIALEKQREILKSLSGGEGFGKLQASIDKTIQTSKGLATQQQLNSAANEAIKAGASVDFITRNLSGLQKASRLSGSELSSSMQQAYEAIEEGSDEFLRNNGDLFSSYSEEFKRINESGMSAIDKRLAREKLITGALNENSKLQDAYGAHVKTTSAVVDRFSNRIEDLKSKFGTLMLDALNPAMNYFSDLYDYYTENAEGIEELKEKVIVFGSILAGVLGAIAVKMIVTSGITLSGMVPALFAMASAGWIAIAPWIPYIAIGAAVGIVVAGLILVIRDLFKWMNGGKSVIGGFLGPFNNIKKMFNDLALWFQGLPDTIVKFFKNLGPKIKEALKGMIPGDLLKIFGVASVKTDKVETVEDAIITKQGKVVKFHPDDNLVAVKDLGILGGSKPNKGGGISVNIANVVLGSATRKEDAAVFASYLEKELDKIALKIGLASGLSPEVG; this is translated from the coding sequence ATGGCGGCTCGAGAGATAAATATTACGATTAAAATAGACGCGGACGATTCTATGTCGGAAATCCAAAAGGAACTCGACGATTTGCGCGGACGTCTTCTGGATTTTTCGGATTCATTCCAATTGTTTTCAAAAGCGGGAGCTACGGCAATGCGGGAATTCGGCGGATCGATCGCCGATTCAATCGGAAAGTTCTCCACACCTTTATCGCAGCTTGCGGACCGTCTGAAAACGAGTGAATCCAGTTTGACGAGTTTGTATTCGAAGGCGAAGGGAAACGCCGCTTTGGAAAAACAATTCTTCGACGTGGCAAAGGCTGCGGGATTTACACAAAGAGACATCGCTAAGCTGGACTTTCAATTGAATGCAGCGGCCAGAACTTCCGCACTTCTTTCCGGCGCCTTAAAAAATCTCGCTCAAATCGGAATGACCGCTTTTAAAAGCGTGATCGCTCCGGCTTGGGAAGCGGGAATCGCATTGGAAAAGCAGAGAGAGATTTTGAAAAGCCTCTCGGGCGGAGAAGGATTCGGAAAACTGCAGGCTTCGATCGACAAGACCATTCAAACCTCGAAAGGACTTGCAACACAACAGCAACTGAACTCGGCCGCAAATGAAGCGATCAAAGCGGGCGCTTCCGTGGATTTTATCACTCGCAATCTTTCCGGATTACAAAAAGCGTCCAGACTCAGCGGAAGCGAATTGTCTTCGTCCATGCAACAAGCATACGAGGCGATCGAAGAAGGAAGCGACGAGTTTCTGCGGAATAACGGCGATTTATTTTCAAGTTATTCGGAAGAATTTAAACGAATCAACGAATCGGGGATGTCCGCGATCGACAAACGTCTCGCGAGGGAGAAGTTGATCACCGGCGCGCTCAATGAAAATAGTAAATTACAAGATGCTTATGGAGCGCACGTAAAAACCACTTCGGCGGTGGTAGACCGATTCAGCAATCGAATCGAAGATTTAAAAAGCAAATTCGGAACTCTAATGTTGGATGCCCTCAATCCTGCAATGAACTACTTTTCGGATTTATACGATTATTATACGGAAAACGCGGAAGGAATCGAAGAACTAAAGGAAAAAGTGATCGTTTTCGGAAGTATTCTTGCCGGGGTATTAGGAGCCATTGCCGTTAAGATGATCGTCACTTCGGGAATTACGTTGAGCGGGATGGTACCCGCATTGTTCGCAATGGCTTCGGCGGGATGGATTGCAATCGCACCTTGGATTCCTTATATCGCGATCGGAGCCGCTGTCGGAATCGTCGTCGCCGGTTTGATTCTTGTAATCCGCGATCTTTTCAAATGGATGAACGGAGGCAAGTCGGTAATCGGCGGGTTTCTTGGCCCTTTTAACAATATTAAGAAAATGTTTAACGATTTGGCGCTTTGGTTTCAAGGATTGCCGGATACGATCGTGAAGTTTTTCAAAAACCTCGGTCCCAAGATCAAAGAGGCTTTAAAGGGAATGATTCCCGGCGACCTCTTGAAAATCTTCGGAGTCGCTTCGGTAAAAACCGATAAGGTGGAAACCGTCGAGGACGCGATTATCACCAAACAGGGAAAGGTCGTAAAGTTTCATCCGGACGACAACCTGGTAGCCGTAAAGGACTTGGGTATTTTGGGAGGTTCTAAGCCGAACAAAGGCGGAGGTATTTCGGTAAATATCGCCAATGTAGTGTTAGGTTCCGCAACCAGAAAAGAAGACGCGGCCGTGTTCGCATCGTATTTGGAAAAGGAATTGGATAAGATCGCGTTGAAGATCGGTCTCGCATCGGGACTTTCTCCGGAGGTAGGATAA
- a CDS encoding phage baseplate protein, with the protein MGIVTGRDTIAFTDGDTEVEMNVSMDIQYTYPAEITGHPVEREKGKASITDHVIPGKRGISLRAILSSSVNAFTLSNITVDRKLETLIRWQTEGTFLTMLGYETGGIINRILSMLPASFRFVEPDDPDRRYLGRSIDEIPNLLLGDVSFSEVKETGKDVTVSLSIVPILVAEAKTREIKKVPSGGRKNPTKVEKKGAPKK; encoded by the coding sequence ATGGGAATCGTAACGGGAAGAGACACCATTGCGTTCACGGACGGCGACACAGAGGTGGAAATGAATGTGTCGATGGATATTCAATATACGTATCCTGCGGAAATCACGGGGCATCCGGTCGAAAGGGAAAAAGGAAAAGCTTCCATAACGGATCATGTGATCCCGGGAAAAAGAGGGATTTCATTGCGCGCAATATTATCCTCTTCCGTAAACGCATTCACTTTATCGAATATAACCGTCGATCGAAAATTGGAAACTCTGATCCGTTGGCAGACGGAAGGAACGTTTCTTACGATGCTCGGATACGAAACGGGAGGAATCATAAATCGAATTCTTTCCATGCTGCCTGCTTCCTTCCGTTTCGTAGAACCGGACGATCCGGATCGACGTTATTTGGGAAGATCGATCGATGAAATCCCGAATCTTCTTTTAGGAGACGTGTCTTTTTCAGAAGTTAAGGAAACGGGAAAGGACGTTACGGTTTCTCTTTCGATCGTTCCCATTCTGGTCGCGGAAGCGAAAACAAGGGAAATCAAAAAGGTTCCTTCGGGCGGCAGAAAGAATCCGACGAAGGTGGAAAAAAAGGGAGCTCCCAAAAAGTAA
- a CDS encoding phage baseplate plug family protein, with the protein MTIFKYLPIESETFPISNTYEIGSKEYDFEFAYNENGDFFTVLVRNQDGKELFSSILVYGVPLNHVVVDDFPLSILLKPLDLDDLYRDEYTDIPVNAKTFGGRVQIYLEGEV; encoded by the coding sequence ATGACAATATTCAAATATTTACCGATTGAAAGCGAAACCTTTCCGATCTCCAATACGTACGAGATCGGATCGAAAGAATACGATTTCGAATTCGCATATAACGAGAACGGAGACTTTTTTACCGTTCTTGTGCGGAATCAGGACGGCAAAGAATTATTTTCCTCGATACTCGTTTACGGCGTTCCGTTGAATCACGTCGTGGTCGACGACTTTCCGCTTTCGATTCTTTTGAAACCTTTGGATCTGGACGATTTGTATCGGGACGAGTATACGGATATCCCCGTGAATGCGAAAACGTTCGGCGGCAGAGTGCAAATTTATCTGGAGGGCGAAGTATGA
- a CDS encoding phage protein, whose protein sequence is MIGNPKLFGRVVSLEILPRNGVGKEFTYPPFDIEFETEIGPMNLTTVRIYNVNEDTMNLVGAKSKGSGFQYPGASLSAGYKDEYGVVANGEVIRPQFKQEETNKILEFKISANAASWVSSYIMKTYSNLPAMTVILDIVKQGNLKPGRITLGENKIVNFSANVSLGDCIQKFCKLTKSQYWFQDGFLYIDSLSPDKKSSRIFLDESSGLIGVPEKGQKTWKIKSLFRHQFKKNVIVSVKGGGLNGDCRIEKGKHVFSTFQTENYSELEVMPL, encoded by the coding sequence ATGATCGGAAATCCGAAATTGTTCGGCCGCGTTGTTTCCCTGGAAATTCTTCCGCGAAACGGAGTAGGGAAGGAATTCACGTATCCGCCTTTTGACATCGAGTTCGAAACGGAGATCGGTCCTATGAATTTAACGACGGTAAGGATCTATAATGTGAACGAAGATACGATGAATCTGGTTGGAGCGAAATCGAAGGGAAGCGGTTTTCAATATCCCGGCGCGTCCTTAAGCGCGGGATATAAGGACGAATATGGAGTCGTCGCAAACGGAGAAGTGATTCGTCCGCAATTCAAACAAGAAGAAACGAACAAAATTTTGGAGTTCAAAATCAGCGCGAACGCCGCCTCTTGGGTGAGTTCGTATATTATGAAAACCTACAGTAATCTTCCGGCGATGACCGTGATCCTTGATATAGTAAAGCAAGGGAATCTTAAGCCGGGGAGAATCACTTTAGGGGAAAATAAAATCGTGAACTTCAGCGCCAATGTTTCGTTAGGCGATTGCATTCAGAAATTTTGTAAACTGACAAAGTCTCAATACTGGTTTCAGGACGGTTTTTTATACATCGATTCTTTGAGTCCGGATAAGAAGTCGAGTCGGATCTTTTTGGACGAATCTTCCGGCTTGATCGGTGTTCCGGAAAAAGGTCAAAAAACCTGGAAGATCAAAAGTCTGTTTCGGCATCAGTTCAAGAAGAACGTAATCGTCTCGGTGAAAGGAGGCGGGTTGAACGGCGACTGCAGGATCGAAAAAGGAAAACACGTTTTTTCCACGTTTCAGACGGAGAATTATTCCGAACTGGAGGTGATGCCGTTATGA
- a CDS encoding Gp138 family membrane-puncturing spike protein, whose amino-acid sequence MNLDEVILAAMQKSLSRAQVGLPGIIDSFNASQMTANVKLPFKQKDGSGEEKAFPILSNVRVGTLWAGDFFIKPDYKRGDKVWVSFSTHDIGDAVRGVSSVVSDSLFDLQSACVVSGYKGEAESPATTAGESGLLIGNKQGNSLIQLDEDRIKIRGGSVDLSESAVLGETLADLMRTILDVFINNASSFTANTVPGSPAALSPSVVSSLNARKAEVDQILSQKVKIG is encoded by the coding sequence ATGAATTTGGACGAAGTCATTCTCGCGGCGATGCAGAAATCGCTTTCGCGGGCTCAAGTCGGATTGCCTGGAATCATCGATTCGTTTAATGCGAGTCAAATGACGGCTAACGTAAAACTTCCTTTTAAACAAAAGGACGGAAGCGGAGAAGAAAAGGCGTTTCCGATTCTTTCCAATGTCCGCGTTGGAACATTGTGGGCCGGGGATTTTTTCATCAAACCCGATTACAAACGGGGAGATAAAGTTTGGGTTTCCTTTTCTACGCACGATATCGGCGACGCTGTTCGAGGAGTGAGTTCCGTGGTTTCGGATTCCTTATTCGATCTGCAAAGCGCGTGCGTCGTCTCAGGATACAAAGGAGAAGCCGAGAGTCCTGCGACAACTGCTGGCGAATCCGGTTTGCTCATCGGAAATAAACAAGGAAACTCTCTCATTCAACTTGACGAGGATCGGATTAAGATCAGAGGCGGCTCCGTCGATCTTTCCGAATCGGCGGTTTTAGGGGAAACGTTAGCCGATCTGATGCGTACGATCCTGGACGTTTTTATCAACAATGCGTCTTCGTTTACCGCAAATACCGTTCCGGGTTCTCCTGCCGCTTTGTCCCCTTCGGTTGTATCGTCGTTAAACGCGCGTAAGGCGGAGGTTGATCAAATTCTTTCTCAAAAGGTGAAGATAGGATGA
- a CDS encoding DUF2634 domain-containing protein — MKGLKIENGDVVREQGRPIVLDGLDYYSQRIKHAILLSLGESAYDTLSGIDWFTIFSAKVSKDRVLFEIRRIILKDAETVSLENIEVVETEGKSRGIYIRFSANTIYGNVTEEI; from the coding sequence ATGAAAGGTTTAAAGATAGAGAACGGGGACGTTGTTCGAGAACAAGGACGTCCGATCGTTTTGGACGGATTGGATTATTATTCACAAAGGATCAAACACGCGATTCTTCTGTCTTTGGGAGAATCCGCGTATGATACATTAAGCGGAATCGATTGGTTTACTATCTTTTCGGCGAAGGTTTCGAAGGACCGAGTTCTGTTTGAAATCAGAAGAATCATTCTTAAAGATGCGGAAACCGTATCTTTGGAAAACATCGAGGTCGTCGAAACCGAAGGAAAAAGCAGGGGGATCTATATTCGATTTTCTGCAAATACCATTTATGGGAACGTAACGGAGGAGATATAA
- a CDS encoding baseplate J/gp47 family protein → MAGVTEQGFIRKSKDEILSDLEEKYRTALGQDIDLSILSEDGIRMRILADELDAIHQLAESVFYSNFAHTATGVSLDRVLNPLGGERQPAKRSIVALNFSGVNGSFVDIGTICQTGNGLQFITIQSGTIAGGFVTLNAQALNLEYGITANVPPNTINTISTAIAGVDSVTNPEPATGGRSIETDIEYLNRFMNDGVNGGSSAANVQSVLNQIDSVLAAVVYENNTDFVDVDGRPPHSMEAVIEGGTPQEIAETCLRNWPGGIESYGSQNGTVIDSKGVPRTYYFNRPADVTLFVKIDIARDLAQWVSGSETIVKTNCIKVIGGVDTIGSVSTSYKGDGTGADVFAWKLIAAQSGLSEYESVKVLGIKAMTVKVGSSSPANLDELSINSRQRAKLITANIQVNFV, encoded by the coding sequence ATGGCCGGAGTAACGGAACAAGGTTTTATTCGAAAGTCAAAGGACGAAATTCTTTCGGATTTGGAAGAAAAATACAGAACCGCGTTGGGGCAGGACATCGATCTTTCGATTCTGAGCGAAGACGGAATTCGAATGAGAATTCTCGCGGACGAACTCGACGCGATTCATCAACTTGCGGAATCCGTCTTTTATTCGAATTTCGCCCATACAGCGACCGGAGTCTCTTTGGATCGAGTGTTGAATCCTTTGGGAGGAGAAAGACAACCGGCAAAACGTTCCATTGTCGCATTAAATTTTTCCGGGGTGAACGGCTCCTTTGTGGACATCGGAACGATCTGCCAAACGGGAAACGGATTGCAATTCATTACGATTCAATCCGGAACGATCGCCGGAGGTTTTGTGACGCTCAACGCGCAGGCTTTGAATTTGGAATACGGAATCACCGCGAATGTTCCGCCTAACACGATCAATACGATTTCAACGGCGATTGCGGGAGTCGATTCTGTTACGAATCCGGAACCGGCAACCGGAGGAAGATCGATCGAGACGGATATCGAATATCTGAATCGTTTTATGAACGACGGAGTCAACGGCGGTTCTTCTGCAGCAAACGTACAAAGCGTTTTGAACCAAATCGATTCGGTTTTAGCCGCAGTCGTCTACGAGAACAACACCGATTTCGTGGACGTAGACGGAAGACCTCCTCATTCTATGGAAGCCGTGATCGAAGGAGGCACTCCGCAGGAGATCGCGGAGACTTGTTTGCGAAATTGGCCGGGCGGTATCGAATCCTACGGATCGCAAAACGGAACTGTGATCGATAGCAAGGGAGTTCCGAGAACGTACTATTTCAATCGTCCCGCAGATGTTACTCTTTTTGTTAAGATCGATATAGCACGAGACTTAGCGCAATGGGTATCCGGTTCTGAAACCATCGTAAAAACGAATTGTATCAAAGTGATCGGAGGCGTGGATACGATCGGTTCCGTTTCCACATCCTATAAAGGGGACGGTACGGGTGCGGATGTGTTCGCATGGAAGTTGATCGCGGCTCAAAGCGGACTTAGCGAATACGAGTCCGTTAAAGTTTTAGGAATTAAGGCGATGACTGTAAAGGTGGGTTCTTCTTCGCCTGCAAACTTGGACGAATTATCAATCAACAGTCGCCAAAGAGCCAAACTGATTACCGCAAACATTCAGGTGAACTTCGTATGA
- a CDS encoding phage tail protein: MNSTDLDSVLQKYPLSLFTRTPDSQIGKKWEVDLELLNEVRSVLDSIQSVADFRTQSGAVLDLIGKNLKQPRDGMDDFKYKIFLSIARQKRKSKGDIHSMNEIGSQILAGMGTLYEIKELCYGGEPMLLDALLTLNGEYPLSGSTKRPATIEVVFSGLVDSVVVAPEFNKAMAQIRAGGVKAIIRYRFEMSTLAGRLYGVSLRTPLLDGSWSMNGFTLLSGEKVRIRPYEIAFGTGGLTNGVPRAPQIGDLGLQNEAYRKLIDIRYDSEGNRFFQSTLKQGEAIGCNINEIGLFDEDGNLLYLKTFPSKEKDHLIVYDFIIKEEFQ, encoded by the coding sequence ATGAATTCCACCGATTTGGATTCCGTATTACAAAAATATCCGCTTTCGCTTTTTACGAGGACACCCGATTCGCAGATCGGAAAAAAATGGGAAGTCGATCTTGAATTGTTAAACGAAGTACGCTCCGTTTTGGACTCGATTCAAAGTGTTGCGGATTTTCGAACACAGAGCGGAGCCGTCTTGGATTTGATAGGGAAGAATCTGAAACAACCGAGAGACGGGATGGATGATTTTAAATATAAGATTTTTCTTTCCATCGCAAGACAGAAACGGAAATCGAAAGGCGACATTCATTCGATGAACGAAATCGGATCTCAGATTCTCGCCGGTATGGGAACGTTATATGAAATAAAGGAACTCTGTTACGGAGGGGAGCCCATGCTTTTGGATGCGTTGCTCACCTTGAACGGAGAATATCCTCTTTCCGGAAGTACGAAACGTCCCGCAACGATCGAAGTGGTTTTTTCCGGTTTGGTGGATTCGGTCGTGGTGGCGCCCGAGTTTAATAAGGCGATGGCTCAGATTCGCGCAGGCGGGGTTAAGGCGATCATTCGATATCGATTCGAAATGTCCACGTTGGCCGGAAGGCTTTATGGAGTTTCACTCCGAACTCCGCTCTTGGATGGGAGTTGGTCGATGAACGGTTTTACCCTTTTGTCAGGAGAAAAAGTTCGAATTCGTCCTTATGAAATCGCATTCGGAACCGGAGGACTAACGAACGGAGTTCCGAGAGCTCCGCAGATCGGTGACCTTGGATTGCAAAATGAAGCGTATCGAAAGCTGATCGATATCCGTTACGATAGCGAGGGAAACCGTTTCTTCCAATCGACATTAAAACAAGGAGAAGCGATCGGGTGTAATATCAACGAAATCGGTCTTTTTGACGAGGATGGGAATCTTCTCTATCTGAAAACCTTCCCTTCCAAGGAAAAAGATCATCTGATAGTTTATGATTTTATAATAAAGGAGGAATTTCAGTGA
- a CDS encoding LA_1064 family peroxide-responsive upregulated protein — protein MIQILARETNVEFAGTGKFRIELLPIALFKTHQSLLEYCDRKGYKKSGSGLDSEFTRDEDLKPVRDRLKKFVDQPFKVYEKFIILEQEVRSEDGSV, from the coding sequence GTGATTCAAATACTCGCGAGAGAAACGAACGTAGAGTTTGCGGGAACCGGAAAATTCAGAATTGAATTGCTTCCGATCGCTTTATTCAAAACGCACCAGAGCCTTTTGGAATACTGCGATCGAAAAGGCTATAAAAAAAGCGGGTCAGGATTGGATTCGGAATTTACTCGAGACGAGGATTTAAAACCGGTCCGGGACAGGCTAAAAAAATTTGTAGATCAGCCGTTTAAAGTATATGAGAAGTTTATCATATTGGAACAGGAAGTGAGGAGCGAAGATGGCAGTGTTTAA
- a CDS encoding DUF4376 domain-containing protein, with protein sequence MNYIIDQQTKKVMWINSDPNRLAGEDAWSNFDASQHQIAYALHYNPQVGELFKATLENGIAKEFVSKKVYNKNTMMERVLLNWDEELDPATETEDEPLRDESGINLPYQKYSEVGWSIDLPLWKEDLLRSVDRMCEMKITSGFVSSALGESHRYGSDRDDQLNLIGSVSIGDSVLYKCEDMNGVKEYKMHSSAQIKQVLNDGAARKIQLLQTANELKSLLRVANTYDEINAVDISSGWD encoded by the coding sequence ATGAATTATATCATCGATCAACAAACGAAAAAAGTAATGTGGATCAACTCCGATCCGAACCGACTTGCAGGAGAGGACGCATGGTCGAATTTCGATGCAAGTCAGCATCAAATCGCATATGCTCTTCATTACAACCCGCAAGTGGGCGAACTGTTTAAAGCAACATTGGAGAACGGAATCGCGAAAGAGTTCGTATCGAAAAAAGTATATAACAAAAATACGATGATGGAAAGGGTTCTTTTGAATTGGGATGAAGAACTCGATCCGGCAACGGAAACGGAAGACGAACCTCTTCGGGATGAAAGCGGAATCAATTTACCCTATCAAAAATATTCTGAAGTGGGCTGGAGCATTGACCTTCCGCTCTGGAAAGAGGATTTGTTGCGTTCCGTGGATCGAATGTGCGAAATGAAAATTACTTCCGGATTTGTGTCGTCTGCATTGGGAGAAAGTCACCGATATGGATCCGATCGCGACGATCAACTAAACTTAATCGGTTCCGTTTCAATTGGCGATTCCGTCCTCTATAAATGTGAGGATATGAACGGCGTGAAGGAATACAAAATGCATTCCAGTGCTCAAATCAAGCAAGTGCTGAATGACGGTGCAGCACGCAAAATCCAATTGTTACAGACAGCGAACGAACTGAAGTCGTTGCTAAGAGTTGCGAATACATATGATGAGATCAATGCTGTCGATATAAGTTCCGGTTGGGATTGA
- a CDS encoding alpha/beta fold hydrolase, with translation MTCSLLVFFCAISLFVVSGVSCKIPEDLQKKSDESLLQLKESGADPSEMYLESGNRKLYGVASGCKTEKQNILIFIHGSPGGWQNYAWYLENKSLLERYCILSLDRPGFGKSDPGMVVANVEEQATLIGNAIHEFLKSNSISEKKNIVIVGHSYGGPIAAKIASDPKNRIDLLVLLAAPLSAEHEEIQWYNRIADWSWVKFFLPREIRNSNNEMLPLRDQLRSLEVFWTKIYCKIILIHGRKDSLVPFKNLEYFQTHFLESQLTTIALAEEDHFIPWTQKNLVEKVLLGAVKK, from the coding sequence ATGACTTGCAGTCTCCTTGTTTTCTTTTGCGCAATCAGCTTATTCGTTGTTTCCGGCGTTTCGTGCAAAATTCCGGAAGATCTCCAGAAAAAATCGGATGAAAGTCTCCTTCAACTCAAAGAATCCGGCGCGGATCCTTCAGAGATGTATCTCGAATCCGGAAATCGTAAGTTGTATGGGGTAGCAAGCGGATGCAAAACAGAAAAACAGAATATTCTCATATTCATACATGGTTCGCCGGGGGGATGGCAAAACTATGCTTGGTATTTGGAAAACAAAAGTCTTTTGGAACGCTACTGCATTCTATCCTTGGATAGACCAGGCTTCGGCAAATCGGACCCAGGTATGGTCGTAGCAAATGTGGAAGAACAGGCGACTTTGATAGGAAACGCAATTCATGAATTTTTAAAATCGAATTCCATATCAGAAAAAAAGAATATAGTAATCGTCGGCCATTCTTATGGGGGACCGATCGCTGCAAAAATCGCTTCCGATCCGAAGAATCGTATCGATCTTCTGGTTTTACTTGCAGCTCCCTTAAGCGCCGAACACGAGGAAATTCAATGGTACAATCGGATTGCTGACTGGAGTTGGGTTAAGTTTTTTCTCCCCCGCGAAATTCGAAACAGTAACAACGAAATGTTACCACTTAGAGACCAGCTACGTTCATTAGAAGTCTTTTGGACAAAGATCTACTGTAAAATCATTTTGATTCATGGAAGAAAAGATTCGTTAGTTCCATTTAAAAATCTAGAATACTTCCAGACACATTTTTTGGAATCGCAACTGACAACGATCGCCTTAGCGGAAGAAGACCATTTTATACCTTGGACTCAAAAAAATCTGGTAGAAAAAGTTTTACTAGGAGCTGTAAAAAAATGA
- a CDS encoding adenylate/guanylate cyclase domain-containing protein produces the protein MIERILKVVYFMFGDPKKNSLEHRLFNTVAFVNGILNIFGAFSSFYLENFMTIFLLNFVSGSLLTGMYLLSRLKNIYYSLFWPFNLTILIYLSSMWFFNGGSIGGNHYYFIPALVIATILLRNHNVWIVYLVYAAATAFLYGMEYFNREFIKMYPNETERYLDAGGNFLFVQILTGLLIFILTRNLNIERKKSDALLLNVLPDTVAEELKRNDSVAPVRYESVTVLFTDMAGFTQIAETMTPEELLSELDLFFRKFDSITKNHRMEKIKTIGDAYMAAGGLPVPNKTHCIDAVLCGLEFQRFMISKKIERESKGLPYWELRLGIHTGSVVAGVVGTEKFAYDIWGDTVNTASRMESSGIPGEVNISSQTYELIKDFFHCEYRGKIKAKNKGEIDMYLVKNIREELRDPQDELKPNQTFLRFYEQVHRGEFSA, from the coding sequence ATGATCGAAAGAATTCTAAAAGTCGTATATTTTATGTTCGGTGACCCCAAAAAGAACTCACTGGAACATAGGCTTTTCAATACGGTCGCGTTCGTAAACGGGATATTGAATATCTTCGGCGCGTTTTCCTCCTTTTATCTCGAAAACTTTATGACGATTTTTCTATTGAATTTCGTTTCCGGAAGCCTGCTTACAGGGATGTATCTTCTATCCAGACTTAAGAACATATATTATTCCCTCTTTTGGCCGTTCAATCTTACCATTCTGATTTATCTTTCGTCGATGTGGTTTTTCAACGGTGGATCGATCGGCGGGAATCACTATTATTTCATACCGGCTCTCGTAATCGCTACGATCCTATTAAGAAACCATAATGTATGGATCGTTTATCTGGTTTATGCCGCAGCGACGGCGTTTTTATACGGTATGGAATATTTCAACCGTGAATTCATCAAAATGTATCCGAACGAAACGGAACGCTACCTGGACGCGGGCGGGAATTTTCTTTTCGTCCAAATACTTACTGGTTTGTTAATATTCATTCTAACGAGAAACTTAAATATCGAAAGGAAAAAATCCGATGCCTTACTACTAAACGTTCTCCCCGATACGGTAGCGGAAGAATTAAAAAGAAACGACTCGGTGGCGCCCGTGCGTTACGAAAGCGTAACCGTTCTTTTTACCGATATGGCTGGGTTCACCCAAATCGCGGAAACGATGACTCCCGAAGAATTGTTAAGCGAATTGGACTTATTCTTCCGTAAATTCGATTCCATTACAAAAAATCACCGAATGGAAAAAATAAAGACGATCGGAGACGCGTATATGGCCGCGGGAGGTTTACCGGTTCCTAACAAGACCCACTGCATAGACGCAGTGTTATGCGGCCTCGAATTTCAAAGATTTATGATTTCTAAAAAGATCGAACGAGAATCAAAGGGCTTACCCTACTGGGAACTTCGATTAGGAATTCATACCGGCTCGGTCGTAGCGGGAGTCGTAGGTACGGAAAAATTCGCTTACGATATATGGGGAGATACTGTAAACACTGCGAGCCGGATGGAGAGCTCGGGAATTCCGGGTGAAGTGAATATTTCCAGTCAGACCTATGAACTGATAAAGGACTTTTTTCATTGCGAATACAGGGGAAAAATTAAAGCGAAGAATAAGGGAGAGATCGATATGTATCTCGTAAAAAATATCCGAGAGGAGCTGCGTGATCCTCAAGACGAATTGAAGCCGAATCAGACGTTTCTTCGATTTTACGAGCAAGTTCACCGAGGAGAGTTCTCGGCTTGA